A stretch of the Prochlorococcus marinus str. MIT 0918 genome encodes the following:
- a CDS encoding aspartate kinase, with protein MNLLVQKFGGTSIGNVNRIKTVAKQIALSKQLGNDLVIVVSAMGDSTDDLTKLALEISKNPPPREMDMLLATGEQVTIALLAMALNELGVPATSMTGSQVGIITESAYGRARILEIKTERILELLNNGQVVVVAGFQGKSLGRGDTAEITTLGRGGSDTSAVALAAALTANACEIYTDVAGVLTTDPRKVSNAQLMKNISCDEMLELASLGAAVLHPRAVEIARNYGVKLIVRSSWDNKNPGTTLTSKSKQSFGKEGLELNRPVDGVELVDNQALISLSHIPDQPGIAADLFETLSNGNINVDLIVQSTHQGNINDISFTISKDNLNSAKNLCQHLIKKFGGELTTQNEMTKISIRGAGIMGRPEIAAKFFETLSKVGINLRLIATSEVKVSCVIDSNRSAKGLRCVSEAFDLKDNQITINPKITTCNEPEVRGVALDPNQVQVSVINIPDIPGNAASLCQSLADAGISLDTIVQSEKKDNSNKKTISFTLNKQDRKNADQSLIPLLEKWPEAYIEDGSGIARISCVGAGMPTSKGTAGRMFRSLANEKINIKMIATSEIRTTCIIDENDGDTALKAVHNCFDLGL; from the coding sequence ATGAACCTTCTGGTGCAAAAATTTGGTGGCACCTCAATTGGCAATGTCAACCGAATTAAAACAGTTGCAAAACAAATTGCATTAAGCAAACAGCTAGGAAATGATCTTGTAATAGTCGTCTCAGCAATGGGAGATAGTACTGATGACTTAACCAAGCTTGCCTTAGAAATTAGCAAGAATCCGCCTCCTCGTGAAATGGATATGCTGCTCGCGACGGGAGAACAAGTAACCATAGCCTTATTAGCAATGGCTCTAAACGAACTTGGGGTACCTGCCACATCAATGACAGGATCTCAAGTTGGAATAATTACTGAATCTGCTTATGGGCGAGCTCGTATTCTTGAAATTAAAACTGAAAGAATTCTAGAGCTTTTAAACAATGGTCAAGTTGTAGTAGTTGCTGGTTTTCAAGGTAAAAGTCTTGGCAGAGGAGACACTGCTGAAATCACAACGCTAGGCCGAGGCGGGTCCGACACCTCAGCCGTAGCTCTAGCAGCAGCTCTAACAGCAAATGCATGCGAAATCTATACAGATGTAGCGGGAGTCTTAACAACTGATCCACGCAAAGTAAGTAACGCACAATTGATGAAAAACATCAGCTGCGATGAAATGCTCGAATTAGCAAGTCTTGGAGCAGCAGTACTACATCCAAGAGCAGTTGAGATAGCTAGAAATTATGGCGTAAAATTGATCGTTCGCTCTAGTTGGGATAACAAAAATCCAGGTACAACTCTGACAAGCAAATCTAAACAATCTTTTGGGAAAGAGGGGTTAGAGCTCAATCGTCCTGTCGATGGAGTTGAGCTCGTTGACAATCAAGCATTAATAAGTCTGTCTCACATCCCAGATCAACCAGGGATTGCCGCTGACTTATTCGAAACATTATCAAACGGGAATATTAATGTTGATTTAATTGTTCAATCAACTCATCAAGGAAATATTAATGACATTTCTTTTACTATTTCGAAAGATAATTTAAATTCTGCCAAAAATCTCTGTCAACATTTAATCAAAAAATTTGGGGGGGAATTAACGACTCAAAACGAAATGACTAAAATAAGTATTAGAGGGGCAGGGATCATGGGAAGGCCAGAAATTGCTGCAAAGTTTTTTGAAACTTTATCCAAGGTTGGTATTAACTTAAGGCTAATAGCAACTAGTGAAGTAAAAGTAAGTTGTGTAATAGATTCTAATAGAAGCGCAAAAGGATTAAGGTGTGTAAGTGAAGCGTTTGATTTAAAAGATAATCAAATTACAATTAATCCTAAAATTACTACCTGTAATGAACCAGAAGTTCGAGGAGTTGCCTTGGATCCAAATCAAGTTCAAGTAAGTGTAATTAATATTCCAGATATACCCGGAAATGCAGCAAGTTTATGTCAATCCTTAGCAGATGCAGGAATTAGTTTAGATACAATTGTTCAATCAGAAAAAAAAGACAATTCTAATAAGAAAACAATAAGTTTTACATTAAATAAACAGGATAGGAAAAATGCTGATCAGTCACTAATTCCTCTATTAGAGAAATGGCCAGAAGCATATATAGAAGATGGATCAGGAATAGCAAGAATCAGTTGTGTTGGAGCAGGAATGCCAACAAGTAAAGGAACAGCAGGGCGGATGTTTAGATCATTAGCAAACGAAAAGATTAACATCAAAATGATAGCAACTAGTGAAATAAGGACTACATGTATTATTGATGAAAATGATGGTGATACTGCACTTAAAGCAGTACATAATTGCTTCGATTTAGGTTTATAA
- a CDS encoding precorrin-8X methylmutase translates to MTLDHPIFTKSLFYIRSKLTTPELDPLEKQVLERLIHSSGDFSIQGSLKFSPRACQIGISALKAGAPILTDTFMAAAAVKPMSSRTLNSSVHCVLNWAPEKADHGETRTALGMEKAWNDLSKQFNKDNAPIVLFGSAPTALNTFLRLTSASSFAPSLIIGMPVGFIGVIESKKLLSSIDLPQIRLDGNRGGAGMAAATVNALLRAAVNEN, encoded by the coding sequence ATGACATTAGATCATCCGATTTTTACTAAAAGCCTTTTTTATATTCGCTCTAAGCTAACTACTCCAGAATTGGATCCTCTGGAAAAGCAAGTCTTAGAGAGATTAATTCATTCTAGTGGTGATTTTTCTATTCAAGGTTCCTTGAAATTTAGTCCTAGAGCTTGTCAAATTGGTATTTCTGCTCTTAAGGCAGGAGCACCAATCTTGACTGATACTTTTATGGCAGCGGCCGCTGTGAAACCAATGTCTTCAAGAACACTAAACTCATCAGTTCATTGTGTTTTGAATTGGGCTCCAGAAAAGGCCGATCATGGAGAAACTAGAACTGCACTTGGCATGGAAAAAGCTTGGAATGATTTATCAAAACAATTTAATAAGGACAATGCACCCATAGTGCTATTTGGTAGTGCGCCTACAGCCTTAAATACGTTCTTAAGGTTAACTTCTGCTAGTAGCTTTGCACCTAGCTTAATTATTGGAATGCCAGTTGGATTTATAGGTGTTATCGAGAGTAAAAAATTACTATCCAGCATAGATTTACCTCAAATTAGACTTGATGGGAACAGAGGAGGTGCTGGAATGGCAGCAGCTACAGTTAATGCTTTACTGAGAGCTGCTGTTAATGAGAATTGA
- the psbZ gene encoding photosystem II reaction center protein PsbZ → MQVLSSVAINALLFASLILVVGVPVLYMTQSDPQDRRNGEIKKIEIIGGVWFHLVLINGLLDFFV, encoded by the coding sequence ATGCAGGTACTTAGTTCTGTTGCTATTAACGCCCTTCTATTTGCTTCATTGATATTAGTTGTTGGTGTTCCAGTTCTTTATATGACTCAGTCAGATCCTCAAGATCGTCGTAATGGAGAAATTAAGAAAATTGAGATTATTGGTGGCGTTTGGTTCCACCTAGTCTTAATTAATGGCTTACTTGATTTCTTTGTTTGA
- a CDS encoding GNAT family N-acetyltransferase, giving the protein MQRLKLIHHAPGAPGLRFLGLGPYFLPIQGLTKLQKLLEKHAFWATGRNYKNLRKLLAKSTIVITLWRGKRLIGFGRATSDGVYRAVLWDIVVAGDLQGQGLGRKVVEALLSSPSIKEVERIYLMTTNSDEFYKQLGFKNCNHQKLLIRSKS; this is encoded by the coding sequence ATGCAACGCCTAAAACTGATCCATCATGCACCAGGGGCCCCTGGATTGAGATTTTTAGGCCTAGGTCCATACTTCCTACCCATACAAGGACTTACTAAACTCCAAAAACTTCTTGAAAAACATGCTTTTTGGGCAACAGGGAGAAATTATAAAAATCTACGTAAATTACTTGCTAAAAGCACAATAGTTATAACTCTATGGAGAGGAAAGAGATTAATCGGTTTTGGCAGAGCAACAAGTGATGGGGTTTATAGGGCTGTTTTATGGGACATAGTTGTTGCAGGTGATTTGCAAGGACAAGGGCTGGGTAGAAAAGTAGTGGAAGCTCTTCTCTCATCTCCTTCAATTAAAGAAGTAGAACGTATTTATCTAATGACCACAAATAGTGATGAGTTCTACAAGCAACTTGGCTTTAAAAATTGCAATCATCAAAAATTACTAATTAGATCAAAAAGTTAA
- the ribH gene encoding 6,7-dimethyl-8-ribityllumazine synthase, with product MVVIEGRFQNASSLKVAIVVARFNDLVTNKLLSGCLDCLNRHGIDIAETSDQLDIAWVPGSFELPLVSQSLAKTGRYDVLITLGAVIRGDTPHFDVVINESSKGIASVSRETGVPIIFGLLTTDTMQQALERAGVKSNLGWNYALQAIEMGSLMNSLN from the coding sequence ATGGTTGTTATTGAAGGGCGTTTTCAAAATGCTTCAAGCTTGAAAGTTGCGATCGTTGTAGCTCGTTTCAACGATTTAGTTACTAATAAGCTATTAAGTGGTTGCCTTGACTGCTTAAATAGACATGGTATTGATATTGCGGAAACTAGCGATCAATTAGATATAGCTTGGGTTCCAGGTTCTTTTGAGCTTCCTTTAGTTTCTCAATCATTGGCTAAAACTGGACGATATGATGTTTTGATTACACTTGGCGCAGTGATAAGAGGCGATACTCCTCATTTTGATGTTGTAATTAATGAATCCAGTAAAGGAATTGCATCAGTTTCAAGAGAAACAGGGGTGCCAATAATTTTTGGTTTACTTACTACTGACACTATGCAACAGGCCTTAGAAAGAGCTGGTGTTAAAAGTAATCTTGGTTGGAATTATGCATTGCAAGCTATTGAAATGGGTTCATTGATGAATTCTTTGAATTAA
- the mutS gene encoding DNA mismatch repair protein MutS yields MTAESKPLQGDFFINPEEEGVTKTSRKTPVEDKDYDIKDEDLTKDAELRPRKKNGSNTKNKLVFKEPNSVKPSNLPNWSHHSLVELEELTPALKHYVELKIKNPKRILLYRLGDFFECFFEDAIQLSQLLELTLTGKDGGKNIGRVPMAGIPHHAAEKYCSILIQKGLSIAICDQLESVHNKEGKLIKRGITRILTPGTVIESGMLQAKKNNWLASILIESKANNDSLKWGLASADISTGEFKAEEGEGINSLEQNLLTIEASEIVSEKLDPDILKNLKLKHIQVHQLSKTSFSLPEAESIIKKHYQLKAIQGIGFKESQLALRAAGGLIGYLYETNPIQKTTFKSKNNQAPLEVPKINFPKNSLFIDAQTRRNLEITKTQRDGKFQGSFLWAIDRTLTAMGGRCIRQWVDNPLIDVNKILQRQNLITVLVSNRALRITIRGLLKSMGDLERLAGRAGAGQAGARELIAIAEGLERLPQLSSYLNELPKNLPPWFTKLQKINPELIDLAKRIKDELIDNPPLNITEGGIIYDGVDPILDGLRNQLDDQDKWLANQEKKERRISRINNLKLQYHRTFGYFLSVSKSKAHDVPSHWIRRQTLANEERFVTPDLKAKEGKIFQLKIKSCTREYELFCKLRELVGIHAPAIRQSAKAIAGLDVLAGLAELAATNNYCPPTIIGIKDDSDSRKINIKECRHPVVEQLLVEELFQPNSINLGNKTDLIILTGPNASGKSCFLRQIGLIQLLTQIGSWIPAKKANISIADKIFTRVGAVDDLAAGQSTFMVEMAETAFILNQATKNSLVLLDEIGRGTSTFDGLSIAWSVSEFLARSIRSRTIFATHYQELNALSESLNNISNFQVLVKEAGESISFLHKVIPGASNRSYGIEVARLAGVPIPVIQRARKVLNELEKKNKN; encoded by the coding sequence ATGACTGCCGAAAGCAAGCCTTTGCAAGGGGACTTTTTCATTAATCCAGAAGAAGAGGGTGTTACAAAGACTTCAAGAAAAACTCCGGTAGAAGATAAGGATTACGACATAAAAGATGAAGATTTGACAAAAGACGCTGAATTAAGACCTAGAAAAAAAAACGGTTCTAACACAAAAAATAAGCTTGTCTTCAAAGAACCAAATTCAGTCAAACCTTCTAATCTCCCAAACTGGTCTCACCATAGTCTTGTGGAACTTGAAGAGCTCACTCCAGCACTTAAACATTATGTAGAACTAAAAATAAAAAACCCTAAAAGGATTTTGCTTTATCGGTTAGGAGATTTTTTTGAGTGTTTTTTTGAGGATGCAATCCAATTATCACAATTATTAGAACTAACTCTAACTGGCAAAGATGGCGGTAAAAACATAGGGCGAGTCCCTATGGCAGGCATTCCCCATCATGCTGCAGAAAAATACTGCTCAATACTGATCCAAAAAGGCCTATCAATAGCAATATGTGATCAACTTGAAAGTGTGCATAACAAAGAAGGAAAACTAATTAAAAGAGGAATTACAAGAATACTTACACCTGGAACAGTAATTGAATCAGGAATGTTGCAAGCCAAAAAGAATAATTGGTTAGCGTCAATTTTAATTGAATCAAAAGCAAATAATGATTCATTAAAATGGGGTTTAGCTAGTGCAGATATAAGTACAGGGGAATTTAAAGCTGAAGAAGGAGAAGGCATTAACTCTCTAGAACAAAATTTATTAACTATTGAAGCCTCTGAAATTGTGTCAGAAAAATTAGATCCAGATATATTAAAAAATTTAAAATTAAAGCATATTCAAGTACATCAATTATCTAAAACTTCTTTTAGCCTTCCTGAAGCAGAATCAATTATTAAAAAGCATTATCAATTAAAGGCTATTCAAGGAATTGGATTTAAAGAATCACAATTAGCATTAAGAGCAGCAGGAGGACTTATTGGTTATCTCTATGAAACTAACCCTATACAAAAAACTACGTTTAAAAGCAAAAATAATCAAGCTCCTCTTGAGGTTCCAAAAATTAATTTTCCTAAAAATAGTTTATTTATAGATGCTCAAACACGAAGAAATCTTGAAATAACAAAAACACAAAGAGATGGAAAATTTCAAGGTTCCTTTTTATGGGCAATTGATAGAACACTTACAGCAATGGGAGGAAGATGTATAAGGCAATGGGTCGATAATCCTTTAATTGATGTTAATAAAATACTGCAAAGACAAAATCTAATAACTGTATTAGTTAGCAATAGAGCTCTAAGAATTACTATCAGGGGCCTATTAAAAAGTATGGGCGATCTCGAAAGACTTGCTGGTAGAGCAGGTGCAGGTCAAGCAGGTGCCAGAGAACTCATTGCTATTGCTGAAGGTTTAGAAAGACTTCCTCAATTGTCATCATATTTAAATGAACTACCAAAAAATCTACCCCCATGGTTTACTAAATTACAAAAAATCAACCCAGAACTTATAGATCTAGCTAAGAGAATCAAGGATGAATTAATAGACAATCCTCCATTAAATATTACAGAAGGAGGAATAATATATGATGGCGTAGATCCCATATTAGATGGTTTAAGAAATCAACTTGATGATCAAGATAAATGGCTTGCTAATCAAGAAAAAAAGGAAAGGAGAATTAGTAGAATTAATAATCTTAAGCTTCAGTACCATAGAACATTTGGTTATTTTTTATCAGTCAGCAAATCAAAAGCTCATGATGTACCATCCCATTGGATTAGAAGGCAAACTTTAGCTAATGAAGAGAGATTTGTAACACCTGATTTAAAAGCTAAAGAAGGAAAGATATTCCAATTAAAAATAAAATCTTGTACACGTGAGTATGAATTATTTTGCAAGCTTAGAGAATTAGTTGGCATACATGCACCTGCAATTAGACAGTCAGCCAAAGCAATTGCTGGACTAGATGTTCTAGCTGGTTTGGCAGAGCTGGCTGCGACTAATAATTATTGTCCTCCAACAATAATTGGAATCAAAGATGATTCTGACTCAAGAAAAATTAACATCAAAGAATGTAGACATCCAGTTGTAGAACAACTTTTAGTAGAGGAACTTTTCCAACCAAATAGTATTAACCTAGGAAACAAAACTGACTTGATAATACTTACAGGACCCAATGCAAGTGGTAAAAGTTGTTTTTTACGTCAAATAGGCTTAATACAATTACTTACACAAATTGGCAGCTGGATCCCTGCCAAAAAAGCTAATATAAGTATTGCAGATAAAATATTTACTCGAGTAGGTGCGGTAGATGATTTAGCAGCAGGTCAATCTACATTTATGGTTGAAATGGCAGAAACTGCATTTATATTAAATCAAGCAACAAAAAACTCTTTAGTTCTATTAGACGAGATTGGGAGAGGTACATCTACTTTTGATGGCCTATCAATTGCTTGGTCAGTAAGTGAATTTCTTGCTAGGAGCATTCGAAGTCGCACAATATTTGCAACCCATTATCAAGAATTAAATGCTCTATCCGAATCATTGAATAATATTTCTAACTTTCAAGTGCTTGTAAAGGAAGCTGGAGAAAGCATAAGTTTTCTTCACAAAGTAATACCTGGTGCTTCAAATAGAAGTTATGGAATTGAAGTAGCTCGGCTTGCAGGAGTTCCCATACCTGTCATTCAAAGGGCTCGAAAAGTTCTGAATGAGCTTGAGAAAAAAAATAAAAACTGA
- the holA gene encoding DNA polymerase III subunit delta: MSIHLIWGDDLDAIDLFIEKFIQKAIDPNWTSINLSRLDGQKLSEAHQALDESQSPPFGDGERIIVLKNSPICNGCSTELSNHFERIINLIPEKTHLILRNSNKPDGRLKSTKLINKLLSQNKAFVKNFLVPPIWDSIGQRKLIERIASEMNIQFHEDAVIALVDALGNDTQRIRLELEKLALLEETKKNVLQTTIISKNTVDELIQSISSNSLQVCNFLLVENWGEAIYRIDSLLNTGEPALRILAALTTQIRGWLWVSLLEKNETKEVGLIAKQAGITNPKRVYIIRKQIKGKTPVFFVDLLRKVLEIEILLKKGASPKNAFRDGLLSKC; encoded by the coding sequence ATGTCAATACATTTAATATGGGGAGATGATCTCGATGCAATCGATCTATTTATTGAAAAATTTATACAAAAAGCCATTGATCCAAATTGGACCAGTATCAATTTAAGTCGCTTAGATGGCCAAAAACTTTCTGAAGCACATCAAGCTCTCGATGAAAGTCAAAGCCCTCCTTTTGGCGATGGAGAAAGAATAATCGTTCTTAAAAATAGTCCAATTTGCAATGGATGTTCCACAGAATTGTCTAATCACTTTGAAAGAATTATTAATTTGATTCCAGAAAAGACTCATCTAATACTTAGAAATTCCAATAAACCTGATGGACGTTTAAAAAGTACAAAACTAATTAATAAATTGCTAAGTCAAAATAAAGCCTTTGTGAAAAACTTTTTAGTACCTCCAATTTGGGATTCGATAGGGCAAAGAAAGCTAATAGAACGAATTGCATCTGAAATGAATATTCAGTTCCATGAAGATGCAGTTATTGCATTAGTAGATGCTCTAGGAAATGACACTCAAAGAATTCGATTGGAATTGGAAAAACTTGCTCTGTTGGAAGAAACAAAAAAAAATGTTTTACAAACAACTATCATTAGTAAAAATACCGTTGATGAACTTATTCAATCAATTTCATCAAACTCTCTTCAGGTTTGTAATTTCTTATTAGTTGAAAATTGGGGAGAAGCTATTTATAGAATTGATTCACTTCTCAACACAGGAGAACCAGCACTAAGAATACTAGCTGCATTAACAACACAAATTAGGGGTTGGCTTTGGGTGAGTCTCTTAGAAAAAAACGAAACAAAAGAAGTTGGGTTGATCGCTAAACAAGCAGGAATAACCAATCCAAAAAGAGTATATATAATACGTAAACAAATTAAAGGCAAAACTCCTGTATTTTTTGTTGACTTGCTTCGTAAAGTCTTAGAAATAGAAATATTATTAAAGAAAGGAGCTTCCCCAAAAAATGCCTTTAGAGATGGTCTTTTATCAAAATGCTGA